In a genomic window of Drosophila takahashii strain IR98-3 E-12201 chromosome 3L, DtakHiC1v2, whole genome shotgun sequence:
- the LOC138913042 gene encoding uncharacterized protein, giving the protein MLVKVLMLALLAVLSQAKPQLLVTTPVSYATGAGGTWLAPSPSAAYYPAYASYPAYAAYAYAPVYGAYATYPYYYPYLRR; this is encoded by the exons ATGTTGGTCAAGGTCTTAATG CTCGCATTGCTCGCGGTCCTGAGTCAGGCGAAGCCCCAGCTGTTGGTCACGACGCCAGTGAGTTATGCAACCGGAGCGGGAGGCACCTGGCtggccccctccccctccgccGCCTACTACCCGGCCTATGCCAGCTATCCGGCctacgcggcgtatgcgtatgCACCGGTTTATGGCGCATACGCCACGTATCCCTACTACTACCCGTATCTAAGGCGCTGA